In one Kitasatospora cineracea genomic region, the following are encoded:
- a CDS encoding DUF3492 domain-containing protein, with translation MRIALLTEGTLTTAQRGEGGWCGRLVDGLPEHEFRLYRLLPADRPAPPSGVRGLHGVHELPMWGRRPGGRGPTALRRRAYLKAYEELVRALVTPGERAGFGPALYRLAALGREDEALPAFLASGHAHRALERIWRMPGADTAGGQPLVCDVLVAADLLEQCLRPLSAPWYGTGPAGLGGADLCHVVGGGPAALPALVARELHGVPFVVTEHGLHLREQYRGYRSAPYRWPVRALLLSFFRQLTEETYRRAAVLTPGSDYDRQWQQRCGGDPARTRIVHEGTTATGRPAAGPEPAAPTLVWAGALEPGRDPELMLHAFARVRAELPAARLRMYGEEGAPGYLAHCTAIAERLGVAEAVEFAGRPASTAEAWAAGSAVVFSALAQRSPRPLADAMLSGRAVVATEVGVAREVLGPTGLLVPPRSPRALAAACLALLTDHERRSRLGLAGRLRAQERFAVEPVVGAFREIYLDLVSRYPAFPARPGAPVRPFARPAEYWVAGTVGAAGGETPVPAAETPAERTGRPERTVRTAAGPALAEAL, from the coding sequence GTGCGCATCGCTCTGCTCACCGAGGGCACCCTCACCACCGCGCAGCGTGGCGAAGGGGGCTGGTGCGGCCGCCTGGTCGACGGCCTGCCCGAGCACGAGTTCCGGCTCTACCGGCTGCTGCCCGCCGACCGCCCGGCCCCGCCCAGCGGCGTCCGCGGCCTGCACGGCGTCCACGAACTGCCCATGTGGGGCCGCCGCCCCGGCGGGCGCGGGCCGACCGCGCTGCGCCGCCGGGCCTACCTCAAGGCGTACGAGGAACTGGTCCGCGCCCTGGTGACGCCCGGCGAGCGGGCCGGGTTCGGGCCCGCGCTGTACCGGCTGGCCGCGCTCGGGCGGGAGGACGAGGCGCTGCCCGCGTTCCTCGCCTCCGGCCACGCGCACCGCGCGCTGGAGCGGATCTGGCGGATGCCCGGCGCCGACACCGCGGGCGGCCAGCCGCTGGTCTGCGACGTGCTGGTCGCCGCCGACCTGCTGGAGCAGTGCCTGCGGCCGCTGTCCGCGCCCTGGTACGGCACCGGCCCGGCCGGGCTCGGCGGCGCCGACCTGTGCCACGTGGTCGGCGGCGGCCCGGCCGCGCTGCCCGCGCTGGTCGCCCGCGAACTGCACGGCGTGCCGTTCGTGGTCACCGAGCACGGCCTGCACCTGCGCGAGCAGTACCGCGGCTACCGCAGCGCCCCCTACCGCTGGCCGGTGCGCGCGCTGCTGCTGTCCTTCTTCCGGCAGCTCACCGAGGAGACCTACCGGCGGGCCGCGGTGCTCACCCCCGGCAGCGACTACGACCGGCAGTGGCAGCAGCGCTGCGGCGGCGACCCGGCCCGCACCCGGATCGTCCACGAGGGCACCACCGCCACCGGACGGCCCGCCGCCGGACCGGAGCCCGCCGCGCCCACCCTGGTCTGGGCCGGCGCGCTGGAGCCCGGCCGCGACCCCGAGCTGATGCTGCACGCCTTCGCCCGGGTCCGGGCCGAACTGCCCGCCGCCCGGCTGCGGATGTACGGCGAGGAGGGCGCGCCCGGCTACCTCGCGCACTGCACCGCGATCGCCGAACGGCTCGGCGTCGCGGAGGCCGTCGAGTTCGCCGGGCGGCCCGCCTCCACCGCCGAGGCCTGGGCGGCCGGCAGCGCCGTGGTGTTCAGCGCCCTCGCCCAGCGCAGCCCCCGGCCGCTCGCCGACGCGATGCTCAGCGGCCGGGCGGTGGTCGCCACCGAGGTCGGCGTCGCCCGCGAGGTGCTCGGCCCCACCGGGCTGCTGGTGCCGCCGCGCAGCCCGCGCGCCCTGGCCGCGGCCTGCCTGGCCCTGCTCACCGACCACGAGCGGCGCTCCCGGCTCGGCCTGGCCGGCCGGCTGCGGGCGCAGGAACGCTTCGCCGTGGAACCCGTGGTCGGCGCCTTCCGCGAGATCTACCTCGACCTGGTCTCCCGCTACCCCGCCTTCCCGGCCCGCCCCGGCGCGCCGGTCCGGCCGTTCGCCCGCCCCGCCGAGTACTGGGTGGCCGGGACGGTCGGCGCGGCCGGCGGGGAGACCCCGGTGCCGGCCGCCGAGACCCCGGCCGAGCGGACCGGGCGGCCCGAACGGACCGTGCGGACCGCCGCCGGGCCGGCCCTCGCGGAGGCGCTGTGA
- a CDS encoding alpha/beta fold hydrolase has protein sequence MSAQYPLAALEPHRTVEVPGAALAVSRHREPRADLPPALFVHGLGGSADNWLELLDRLADDVDGEAVDLPGFGHSAPPLDGNLSLSGHVRAVIGYLEETDRGPVHLFGNSLGGAVAVRLAALRPDLVRSLTLISPALPELPPQRTAWSTGLLAVPGVAELVRRRGPAADPETATADLLRLVYADPTGIPADRRARAVAEYRRRTALPYALGVLAASARGIVGAYTERGEQSLWRQAEQVPVPVLLVYGLKDKLVSYRSARRACAAFRDARLLVLPDSGHVAMLEHPEPVARAVRELLAEVDGRG, from the coding sequence ATGAGCGCCCAGTACCCCCTCGCCGCCCTGGAGCCGCACCGCACCGTCGAGGTGCCCGGAGCGGCGCTGGCCGTCAGCCGCCACCGCGAACCCCGGGCCGACCTGCCGCCCGCGCTGTTCGTGCACGGGCTCGGCGGCTCCGCCGACAACTGGCTGGAACTCCTCGACCGGCTCGCGGACGACGTCGACGGCGAGGCCGTGGACCTGCCCGGCTTCGGCCACTCCGCCCCGCCGCTGGACGGCAACCTGTCGCTCTCCGGGCACGTGAGGGCCGTCATCGGGTACCTGGAGGAGACCGACCGGGGGCCGGTGCACCTGTTCGGCAACTCGCTCGGCGGCGCCGTCGCCGTCCGGCTCGCGGCGCTCCGGCCCGACCTGGTGCGCAGCCTCACCCTGATCTCCCCGGCCCTGCCCGAACTGCCCCCGCAGCGCACCGCCTGGTCCACCGGGCTGCTGGCGGTGCCCGGGGTGGCCGAGCTGGTCCGCCGCCGCGGCCCGGCCGCCGACCCGGAGACCGCCACCGCGGACCTGCTGAGGCTGGTCTACGCCGACCCGACCGGCATCCCGGCCGACCGCCGGGCCCGCGCGGTCGCCGAGTACCGCCGCCGCACCGCGCTCCCGTACGCGCTGGGCGTGCTGGCCGCCTCCGCGCGCGGGATCGTCGGCGCGTACACCGAGCGCGGCGAGCAGTCGCTGTGGCGGCAGGCCGAGCAGGTGCCGGTGCCGGTGCTGCTGGTCTACGGGCTCAAGGACAAGCTGGTCTCCTACCGCTCCGCCCGGCGGGCCTGCGCCGCGTTCCGGGACGCCCGGCTGCTGGTGCTGCCCGACTCCGGGCACGTGGCGATGCTGGAGCACCCCGAGCCGGTGGCCCGCGCGGTGCGGGAGCTGCTCGCGGAGGTCGACGGGCGGGGCTGA
- a CDS encoding TetR/AcrR family transcriptional regulator has translation MQEAQERPRGARLPRSARREQLLGAAQEVFVAQGYHAAAMDDIAERAGVSKPVLYQHFPGKLELYLALLDKHCDALVDGTRAALEATNDNKQRVAATMEAYFHYVSSESGAFRLVFESDLTNDPAVRERVDRATDLSATLVSKVIAEDTDLPEAEAKLLAVGVCGLAQITARYWLTQDGEIPRDEAVRLVASLAWRGLKGFPMHPAQEGSAEQAD, from the coding sequence ATGCAAGAGGCGCAGGAGCGTCCGCGCGGCGCCCGCCTGCCGCGAAGCGCCCGCCGTGAGCAACTGCTCGGAGCCGCCCAGGAGGTGTTCGTCGCCCAGGGCTACCACGCCGCTGCGATGGACGACATCGCCGAGCGGGCCGGGGTCAGCAAGCCGGTGCTGTACCAGCACTTCCCGGGCAAGCTCGAGCTCTACCTCGCGCTGCTCGACAAGCACTGCGACGCCCTGGTCGACGGCACCCGGGCCGCGCTGGAGGCGACCAACGACAACAAGCAGCGGGTCGCCGCCACCATGGAGGCGTACTTCCACTACGTCTCCAGCGAGTCCGGCGCGTTCCGGCTGGTCTTCGAATCGGACCTGACCAACGACCCGGCGGTGCGCGAGCGGGTCGACCGGGCCACCGACCTGAGCGCCACCCTGGTCTCCAAGGTGATCGCCGAGGACACCGACCTGCCCGAGGCCGAGGCCAAGCTGCTCGCGGTCGGCGTCTGCGGCCTGGCCCAGATCACCGCCCGGTACTGGCTCACCCAGGACGGCGAGATCCCCCGCGACGAGGCCGTCCGGCTGGTCGCCAGCCTGGCCTGGCGCGGCCTGAAGGGCTTCCCGATGCACCCGGCCCAGGAGGGCTCGGCCGAGCAGGCCGACTGA
- a CDS encoding DUF3107 domain-containing protein yields MEVKIGVQNANREIVLESAQSAEEVADAVAKALDGTSKLFTLVDEHGRRVLVPAERLAYVEIGEPSVRKVGFGTL; encoded by the coding sequence GTGGAGGTCAAGATCGGCGTGCAGAACGCGAACCGGGAGATCGTCCTGGAGAGCGCGCAATCTGCCGAAGAGGTCGCGGACGCGGTCGCCAAGGCCCTGGACGGCACCTCGAAGCTGTTCACCCTGGTCGACGAGCACGGCCGCCGGGTGCTGGTGCCGGCCGAGCGGCTGGCGTACGTCGAGATCGGCGAGCCGTCCGTCCGCAAGGTCGGTTTCGGCACGCTCTGA
- a CDS encoding ferritin-like fold-containing protein, which yields METQEPADGRTDSIGPWTARAADPQYRAAVLDLLGALAYGELSAFERLAEDAKFAPGLTEKAELARMASAEYQHFQLLHDRLVEVGADPVAVMEPFVEPLENFHRMTAPADWLEGLVKAYVGDAIATDFYREVAVRLDDDTRDLVLRVMSDTGHAGFAVERVRQAIAEDRRVGGRLALWGRRLMGEALSQAQRVVAERDALSNLLVGGAEVQGFDLVEVGKMFNRITETHTKRMAALGLAS from the coding sequence ATGGAGACTCAGGAACCCGCCGACGGCCGCACCGACTCGATCGGGCCCTGGACGGCCCGGGCCGCCGACCCGCAGTACCGGGCGGCCGTGCTGGACCTGCTCGGCGCCCTCGCGTACGGCGAACTGAGCGCCTTCGAGCGGCTGGCCGAGGACGCCAAGTTCGCGCCCGGCCTCACGGAGAAGGCCGAGCTGGCCCGGATGGCCTCCGCCGAGTACCAGCACTTCCAGCTGCTGCACGACCGACTGGTCGAGGTCGGCGCCGACCCGGTCGCGGTGATGGAGCCGTTCGTCGAGCCGCTGGAGAACTTCCACCGGATGACCGCCCCGGCCGACTGGCTGGAGGGCCTGGTCAAGGCGTACGTCGGCGACGCGATCGCCACCGACTTCTACCGCGAGGTGGCCGTCCGGCTCGACGACGACACCCGGGACCTGGTGCTGCGGGTGATGTCCGACACCGGGCACGCCGGGTTCGCGGTCGAGCGGGTGCGGCAGGCGATCGCCGAGGACCGGCGGGTCGGCGGGCGGCTGGCGCTGTGGGGGCGGCGGCTGATGGGCGAGGCGCTCAGCCAGGCGCAGCGGGTGGTCGCCGAGCGCGACGCGCTGTCCAACCTGCTGGTCGGCGGGGCCGAGGTGCAGGGCTTCGACCTGGTCGAGGTCGGCAAGATGTTCAACCGGATCACCGAGACCCACACCAAGCGGATGGCGGCGCTGGGCCTGGCCTCCTGA
- a CDS encoding DEAD/DEAH box helicase has translation MTLPVALTGHDVIGQAKTGTGKTLGFGLPLIERVVVQADVAAGRATAEQLSESPQALIVVPTRELCTQVTNDLQTAGKVRNVRVLAVYGGRAYEPQVEALKKGVDIVVGTPGRLLDLAGQRKLDLSKVRSLVLDEADEMLDLGFLPDVEKIITMLPAKRQTLLFSATMPGQVISLARRYMSQPTHIRAAAPDDTGTTVANIEQHIFRAHSLDKVEMVSRILQADGRGLAMIFCRTKRTTADVAEQLTKRGFAAGAVHGDLGQGAREQALRAFRNGKVDVLVCTDVAARGIDVEGVTHVINYQCTDDEKTYLHRIGRTGRAGASGTAVTLVDWDDIPRWQLINKALDLPFNDPEETYSSSPHLYELLRIAPGTKGVLPRSERTRAGLAAEEVEDLGETGGRGQRGRSGRDSRDGRDSRDSRGGRGAAPETPAPAERPSRRSRERRRTRGGSSAVGTAGTVAPETQTPAVEQQPAATGTGPAAAPVEGRSSRRRSRNRRGGGAAAVEAVETVEAAAAVVEAPVTEAPAAEAPARTPRKRARKAAAPAVETVAEPVTEPVTEAVAPVAAVAEPVVDAAEPVIRSRTPQRRAVRKPVMSLVTPVEEAPAAPAPRKRTTKKAATVAVEAPAVVEAPVVAKAPVVVEEAAVAPAPRRRVVRKAATTVETPVAVEAPVVAEEAAAAPAPRRRVVRKAAATIETPAAVEAPVVVEAPVVVEAPAVVEAPAAVEEAAAAPAPRKRATKKAVAAEAPAAEEVPAPRKRATKKAVATEAPAAVEEAAAAPAPRKRATKKAVAAEAPAAEEAPAPRKRATKKAVATEAPAAVEEAAAAPAPRKRAVKKAVAAEAPATEEAAAAPAPRKRAVKKATAATAEEIPAPRRTRKAVEK, from the coding sequence ATGACCCTGCCGGTCGCGCTGACCGGTCACGACGTCATCGGCCAGGCCAAGACCGGCACCGGCAAGACCCTCGGCTTCGGCCTCCCGCTGATCGAGCGGGTCGTGGTCCAGGCCGACGTCGCCGCCGGCCGGGCCACCGCCGAGCAGCTCTCCGAGAGCCCGCAGGCCCTGATCGTCGTCCCCACCCGCGAGCTGTGCACCCAGGTCACCAACGACCTGCAGACCGCCGGCAAGGTCCGCAACGTGCGCGTGCTGGCCGTCTACGGCGGCCGCGCGTACGAGCCGCAGGTCGAGGCCCTGAAGAAGGGCGTCGACATCGTGGTCGGCACCCCCGGCCGCCTGCTCGACCTGGCCGGGCAGCGCAAGCTCGACCTGTCCAAGGTCCGCTCGCTGGTGCTGGACGAGGCCGACGAGATGCTCGACCTGGGCTTCCTGCCGGACGTCGAGAAGATCATCACCATGCTGCCCGCCAAGCGGCAGACCCTGCTCTTCTCCGCCACCATGCCCGGCCAGGTCATCTCGCTGGCCCGCCGGTACATGAGCCAGCCCACCCACATCCGCGCCGCCGCCCCGGACGACACCGGCACCACCGTCGCCAACATCGAGCAGCACATCTTCCGTGCGCACTCGCTCGACAAGGTCGAGATGGTCTCCCGGATCCTGCAGGCCGACGGCCGCGGCCTGGCGATGATCTTCTGCCGCACCAAGCGCACCACCGCCGACGTCGCCGAGCAGCTCACCAAGCGCGGCTTCGCGGCCGGCGCGGTGCACGGCGACCTCGGCCAGGGCGCCCGCGAGCAGGCGCTGCGCGCCTTCCGCAACGGCAAGGTCGACGTCCTGGTCTGCACCGACGTCGCCGCCCGCGGCATCGACGTCGAGGGCGTCACGCACGTCATCAACTACCAGTGCACCGACGACGAGAAGACCTACCTGCACCGGATCGGCCGCACCGGCCGGGCCGGCGCCTCGGGCACCGCCGTCACCCTGGTCGACTGGGACGACATCCCGCGCTGGCAGCTCATCAACAAGGCGCTGGACCTGCCGTTCAACGACCCGGAGGAGACCTACTCCAGCTCGCCGCACCTCTACGAGCTGCTGCGGATCGCCCCCGGCACCAAGGGCGTCCTGCCCCGCTCCGAGCGCACCCGGGCCGGCCTGGCCGCCGAAGAGGTCGAGGACCTCGGCGAGACCGGCGGCCGCGGCCAGCGCGGGCGCAGCGGCCGGGACAGCCGGGACGGTCGGGACAGCCGGGACAGCCGCGGTGGACGGGGCGCCGCCCCCGAGACCCCGGCTCCCGCCGAGCGTCCGTCCCGCCGCTCCCGCGAGCGCCGCCGCACCCGTGGCGGCAGCAGCGCGGTCGGCACGGCGGGCACCGTCGCTCCCGAGACCCAGACCCCGGCCGTCGAGCAGCAGCCCGCCGCCACCGGTACCGGCCCCGCGGCCGCCCCGGTGGAGGGCCGCAGCTCGCGCCGCCGCAGCCGCAACCGCCGGGGCGGCGGCGCCGCCGCGGTGGAGGCCGTGGAGACGGTCGAGGCCGCCGCGGCCGTGGTGGAGGCCCCGGTCACCGAGGCTCCGGCCGCCGAGGCCCCCGCCCGCACCCCGCGCAAGCGCGCCCGCAAGGCGGCCGCCCCGGCCGTGGAGACGGTCGCCGAGCCGGTGACCGAGCCGGTGACCGAGGCTGTTGCCCCCGTGGCGGCCGTCGCGGAGCCGGTGGTGGACGCCGCCGAGCCGGTGATCCGCTCCCGGACGCCGCAGCGGCGGGCCGTCCGCAAGCCGGTCATGTCCCTGGTGACCCCGGTCGAGGAGGCGCCGGCCGCGCCGGCGCCGCGCAAGCGGACCACCAAGAAGGCTGCCACCGTCGCCGTCGAGGCCCCGGCCGTCGTCGAGGCTCCGGTCGTTGCCAAGGCTCCGGTCGTCGTCGAGGAGGCCGCTGTCGCCCCGGCGCCGCGTCGGCGGGTCGTCAGGAAGGCCGCCACCACCGTCGAGACCCCGGTCGCCGTCGAGGCTCCGGTCGTCGCCGAGGAGGCCGCTGCCGCCCCGGCGCCGCGTCGGCGGGTCGTCAGGAAGGCCGCCGCCACCATCGAGACCCCGGCCGCCGTCGAGGCTCCGGTCGTCGTCGAGGCTCCGGTCGTCGTCGAGGCTCCGGCCGTCGTCGAGGCTCCGGCCGCCGTCGAGGAGGCCGCTGCCGCCCCGGCGCCGCGCAAGCGGGCCACCAAGAAGGCTGTCGCCGCCGAGGCTCCGGCCGCCGAGGAGGTCCCGGCCCCTCGTAAGCGCGCCACCAAGAAGGCCGTCGCCACCGAGGCCCCGGCCGCCGTCGAGGAGGCCGCTGCCGCCCCCGCGCCGCGCAAGCGGGCCACCAAGAAGGCCGTCGCCGCCGAGGCTCCGGCCGCCGAGGAGGCCCCGGCTCCGCGCAAGCGCGCCACCAAGAAGGCCGTCGCCACCGAGGCCCCGGCCGCCGTCGAGGAGGCCGCTGCCGCCCCCGCGCCGCGCAAGCGGGCCGTCAAGAAGGCCGTCGCCGCCGAGGCGCCCGCCACCGAGGAGGCCGCTGCCGCCCCGGCGCCGCGCAAGCGGGCCGTCAAGAAGGCCACGGCCGCCACGGCCGAGGAGATCCCGGCCCCGCGCCGGACCCGCAAGGCCGTCGAGAAGTAA
- a CDS encoding alpha/beta fold hydrolase, whose translation MSTPPFLKLPSCVRTVRVAGLAALCGEPAGAVRGTAVLVPGFTGSKEDFIALLEPLAEAGFRTVAVDQRGQYESDGPDDPAAYAVAALGADVRAVTAGLGAAGPVHLLGHSFGGQVAREAVLADPDDLPWESLTLMSTGPGAIDPVEAARTALLLEALDSMDLESIWQVMRQMEGERVPPLDPEVADFLHRRWLANHPLALKAMAAHLVSAPDRVDELAAVGLPKLVLSGERDYAWPVPEQSLMAERLGAVRRTVAGAGHSPNAERPAETAAALAAFWSA comes from the coding sequence ATGAGTACGCCGCCGTTCTTGAAGTTGCCGTCGTGCGTGCGGACGGTCCGGGTGGCGGGGCTGGCCGCGCTGTGCGGGGAGCCCGCGGGGGCGGTGCGGGGGACGGCGGTGCTGGTGCCGGGGTTCACCGGCAGCAAGGAGGACTTCATCGCGCTGCTGGAGCCGCTCGCGGAGGCCGGTTTCCGGACCGTCGCGGTGGACCAGCGCGGCCAGTACGAGTCCGACGGCCCGGACGACCCGGCCGCGTACGCGGTGGCGGCGCTGGGGGCGGACGTGCGGGCGGTGACGGCCGGGCTGGGGGCGGCCGGGCCGGTGCACCTGCTGGGGCACTCGTTCGGGGGGCAGGTGGCGCGCGAGGCGGTCCTCGCGGACCCGGACGACCTGCCGTGGGAGTCGTTGACGCTGATGTCGACCGGCCCGGGGGCGATCGACCCGGTGGAGGCGGCCCGGACGGCGCTGCTGCTGGAGGCGCTGGACTCGATGGACCTGGAGTCGATCTGGCAGGTGATGCGGCAGATGGAGGGCGAGCGGGTGCCGCCGCTGGACCCGGAGGTCGCGGACTTCCTGCACCGCCGCTGGCTGGCGAACCACCCGCTGGCGCTGAAGGCGATGGCCGCGCACCTGGTGTCGGCGCCGGACCGGGTGGACGAGCTGGCGGCGGTCGGCCTGCCGAAGCTGGTGCTGTCCGGCGAGCGGGACTACGCCTGGCCGGTCCCGGAGCAGTCGCTGATGGCGGAGCGGCTGGGCGCGGTGCGGCGGACGGTGGCCGGTGCGGGCCACTCCCCGAACGCGGAGCGGCCGGCCGAGACGGCGGCGGCGCTGGCCGCGTTCTGGTCCGCCTGA
- a CDS encoding DUF6758 family protein produces the protein MRGEPSCPRCAGRVRAPGLFSDTWQCDLHGAVHPMQPVLPPSIEALNVAVNRSQVPVWLPWPLPVGWLFTGIAHAGDDLSGARATAVACSGPAPLGGFGELVLVAEELGIGLGARYAGLDGPDPGDSVALYKPADAKLMAAGRPTPMFHVPGAPDDRAVYVGEARGLWLWAIAWPEQSALLMHDELVLTDLRDAGAELGLLPCGALTPRLLG, from the coding sequence ATGAGGGGCGAGCCAAGCTGCCCGAGGTGCGCCGGTCGGGTCCGCGCCCCCGGTCTCTTCTCCGACACCTGGCAGTGCGACCTGCACGGTGCCGTGCACCCGATGCAGCCCGTGCTGCCCCCCAGCATCGAGGCGCTGAACGTCGCGGTGAACCGCTCCCAGGTGCCGGTCTGGCTGCCCTGGCCGCTGCCGGTGGGCTGGCTGTTCACCGGCATCGCGCACGCGGGGGACGACCTGTCCGGCGCCCGGGCCACCGCCGTCGCCTGCTCCGGCCCGGCCCCGCTCGGCGGGTTCGGCGAACTGGTGCTGGTGGCCGAGGAGCTGGGCATCGGCCTGGGCGCCCGCTACGCCGGGCTGGACGGGCCGGACCCGGGCGACTCGGTGGCGCTGTACAAGCCGGCCGACGCCAAGCTGATGGCGGCGGGCCGCCCCACCCCGATGTTCCACGTGCCGGGTGCGCCGGACGACCGCGCGGTGTACGTCGGCGAGGCGCGCGGTCTGTGGCTGTGGGCGATCGCCTGGCCCGAGCAGTCGGCGCTGCTGATGCACGACGAACTGGTGCTGACCGACCTGCGGGACGCCGGCGCCGAACTCGGCCTGCTGCCCTGCGGGGCGCTCACTCCCCGCCTGCTGGGCTGA
- a CDS encoding PHP domain-containing protein, producing MRIDLHAHSNASDGTDSPAELVANAVAAGLDVVALTDHDTVAGYGEAAAAVAGTGLVLVPGAELSCQVDGISMHLLAYLFDPAEPAFAAERELVRTDRFRRGRAIVERCRELGAPISWEQVQRIAGDGSVGRPHIASALVEAGVVAGVSDAFTPEWLANGGRADVRKHETDPVVAVRLVRAAGGVPVFAHPAADKRGRTVPDAVIAELAAAGLGGLEVDHVDHDDRARARLRGLAAELGLFTTGSSDYHGSRKTVRLGEHTTDPAAYEELLAQATGAAPITG from the coding sequence ATGCGCATCGATCTGCACGCCCACAGCAATGCCTCGGACGGCACCGACTCCCCCGCCGAACTGGTGGCCAACGCGGTGGCCGCCGGCCTGGACGTGGTGGCGCTGACCGACCACGACACGGTGGCCGGGTACGGGGAGGCGGCGGCCGCGGTGGCCGGGACGGGGCTGGTGCTGGTGCCGGGCGCGGAGCTGTCCTGCCAGGTGGACGGCATCAGCATGCACCTGCTGGCGTACCTGTTCGACCCGGCGGAGCCGGCCTTCGCGGCCGAGCGGGAGCTGGTGCGCACCGACCGGTTCCGGCGCGGGCGGGCGATCGTGGAGCGCTGCCGGGAGCTGGGCGCGCCGATCAGCTGGGAGCAGGTGCAGCGGATCGCGGGCGACGGCTCGGTGGGCCGTCCGCACATCGCCTCGGCGCTGGTGGAGGCGGGCGTGGTGGCGGGCGTCTCGGACGCGTTCACGCCCGAGTGGCTGGCCAACGGCGGGCGGGCGGACGTCCGCAAGCACGAGACCGACCCGGTGGTGGCGGTGCGGCTGGTCCGGGCCGCGGGCGGGGTGCCGGTGTTCGCGCACCCGGCGGCGGACAAGCGCGGGCGGACGGTGCCGGACGCGGTGATCGCCGAGCTGGCGGCGGCCGGGCTGGGCGGCCTGGAGGTCGACCACGTCGACCACGACGACCGGGCGCGGGCCCGACTGCGCGGCCTGGCCGCCGAGTTGGGGCTGTTCACCACCGGCTCCAGCGACTACCACGGCAGCCGCAAGACCGTCCGGCTGGGCGAGCACACCACCGATCCGGCCGCGTACGAGGAGCTGCTGGCGCAGGCGACGGGGGCGGCGCCGATCACCGGCTGA
- a CDS encoding suppressor of fused domain protein translates to MAHDFPHFGDFSQPGGDSGPTRQTVLTLVEARLTGTFGEPTGRAAVTFVGADRIEVLRFGPDADGLVRYATLGMAAAPMADPTSAVVDPVRGPRAELVLTVRGGRDEAHKALAVFAASPQVEGLVVAPGGSLDLGSPLWTGAPFTSVLAAEPGGLVEDLELPEPADPVRFLPLLPMTPNEAAFKRVQGAEALQERWLGHGTDLRDPARRGVPLD, encoded by the coding sequence ATGGCGCACGACTTCCCTCACTTCGGCGACTTCTCGCAACCGGGCGGCGACTCGGGCCCGACCCGGCAGACCGTCCTCACCCTGGTCGAGGCCCGGCTGACCGGCACCTTCGGCGAACCCACCGGCCGGGCCGCCGTCACCTTCGTCGGCGCGGACCGGATCGAGGTGCTGCGGTTCGGCCCCGACGCCGACGGCCTGGTCCGGTACGCGACGCTCGGCATGGCGGCCGCCCCGATGGCCGACCCGACCTCCGCGGTCGTCGACCCGGTGCGCGGCCCGCGCGCCGAACTGGTGCTGACCGTCCGCGGCGGCCGCGACGAGGCGCACAAGGCGCTCGCGGTGTTCGCCGCCAGCCCGCAGGTCGAGGGCCTGGTGGTGGCCCCCGGCGGCTCGCTCGACCTGGGCTCCCCGCTGTGGACCGGCGCCCCGTTCACCTCGGTGCTGGCCGCCGAGCCCGGCGGCCTGGTCGAGGACCTCGAACTCCCCGAGCCCGCCGACCCGGTGCGCTTCCTGCCGCTGCTGCCGATGACCCCCAACGAGGCCGCCTTCAAGCGCGTCCAGGGCGCCGAGGCCCTCCAGGAGCGCTGGCTGGGGCACGGCACCGACCTGCGCGACCCGGCCCGCCGCGGCGTCCCGCTGGACTGA